One Burkholderiales bacterium genomic region harbors:
- a CDS encoding ABC transporter ATP-binding protein, whose amino-acid sequence MAGPELLRIHNLRVHFASAGRTVRAVDCVSLEVRRGETVALVGESGCGKSVTALSILRLLPPAARIVGGSIRLEGEELLALPEVAMRHVRGARVAMIFQEPMTSLNPVLTVGRQIAEGLARHQGLRGEALRRRAQALLEAVHVPDPGRILEAYPHQLSGGMKQRAMIAMAIACEPRLLVADEPTTALDVTIQAEVLALLRELQQRTGMGLLFITHDLGVVAQMADRVAVMYAGEVVESAPREAFFRHPLHPYSRKLFAALPGRTRRGEPLAVIPGMVPPLDRLPPGCRFQDRCEFAWERCRSETPPWVETGGHGVRCHLGLTAPPQGGSPPSTGVVSAPPPSGESGSLLEVRDLRVYFPIRRGVFQRMVGQVKAVDGLSLSLAAGRTLALVGESGCGKTTVGKAILRLIPITGGSVQFQGEELTGMSPARLRPLRSRFQIVFQDPFASLDPRMMVADILEEGMAALNVVKEGAARAREVERLLEAVGLPVEAKHRYPHEFSGGQRQRIAIARALAVNPRLLVCDEPTSALDVSVQAQILNLLAELQWQRGLSYLFITHNLAVVEFLAHEVAVMYLGRIVETGPVEKVLAAPAHPYTQALLSAVPRVEKSGRPVIRLAGELPSPANPPAGCHFHPRCPQAMPVCREHYPEEKEVDGRRVCCHLY is encoded by the coding sequence ATGGCTGGCCCTGAACTGCTTCGTATCCACAACCTGCGGGTTCACTTCGCCAGCGCCGGGCGCACGGTGCGCGCGGTGGATTGCGTCAGCCTCGAAGTGCGGCGGGGTGAGACGGTGGCGCTGGTGGGCGAATCCGGTTGCGGCAAGTCGGTGACGGCGCTCTCCATCCTGCGCCTGCTCCCTCCTGCGGCGCGCATCGTCGGCGGCAGCATCCGGCTCGAGGGGGAGGAGCTCCTCGCCCTGCCGGAGGTGGCCATGCGCCACGTGCGGGGGGCGCGGGTGGCCATGATTTTCCAAGAGCCCATGACCAGCCTGAACCCGGTGCTCACCGTGGGCCGCCAGATCGCGGAGGGGCTCGCCCGCCATCAGGGTCTGCGCGGCGAGGCATTGCGCCGACGCGCCCAGGCGCTCCTGGAAGCGGTGCACGTGCCGGACCCCGGGCGCATCCTGGAGGCCTATCCGCACCAGCTTTCCGGGGGCATGAAACAGCGGGCGATGATCGCCATGGCCATTGCCTGTGAGCCCAGGCTGCTCGTCGCCGACGAGCCCACCACGGCGCTGGACGTCACCATCCAGGCGGAAGTGCTGGCGCTGCTGCGGGAATTGCAGCAGCGAACCGGCATGGGGCTGCTCTTCATCACCCACGATCTGGGCGTGGTCGCCCAAATGGCCGACCGGGTGGCGGTGATGTACGCCGGGGAGGTGGTGGAAAGCGCGCCCCGCGAGGCCTTCTTCCGCCATCCTCTGCATCCCTATTCCCGCAAGCTGTTCGCCGCCCTGCCCGGGAGGACGAGGCGCGGTGAGCCGCTGGCGGTGATCCCGGGCATGGTGCCGCCCCTTGACCGGCTGCCGCCGGGCTGCCGCTTCCAGGATCGTTGCGAGTTCGCCTGGGAGCGCTGCCGCAGCGAGACCCCACCGTGGGTGGAGACCGGCGGCCATGGCGTGCGTTGTCATCTGGGGCTGACGGCGCCACCCCAAGGCGGCAGCCCCCCCTCCACCGGGGTGGTCTCAGCGCCGCCGCCGTCCGGCGAGTCCGGCTCGCTCCTCGAGGTGCGCGACCTGCGGGTGTATTTCCCCATCCGCCGCGGCGTGTTCCAGCGCATGGTGGGCCAGGTGAAGGCGGTGGATGGCCTCTCCTTGAGTCTGGCAGCGGGGCGCACACTGGCCCTGGTGGGGGAGTCGGGCTGCGGCAAGACCACGGTGGGCAAGGCAATCCTGCGCCTCATCCCCATCACTGGCGGTTCGGTGCAATTCCAGGGGGAGGAGCTGACGGGCATGTCCCCGGCCCGTCTGCGGCCCCTGCGCAGCCGCTTCCAGATCGTGTTCCAGGATCCCTTCGCCTCCCTCGATCCGCGCATGATGGTGGCAGACATCCTGGAAGAGGGCATGGCCGCACTGAATGTGGTGAAGGAGGGCGCGGCACGGGCGAGAGAAGTGGAACGGCTGCTGGAGGCGGTGGGGCTGCCTGTGGAAGCCAAGCATCGCTATCCCCACGAATTCTCCGGGGGCCAGCGGCAACGCATCGCCATCGCCCGGGCGTTGGCGGTGAATCCCCGGCTCCTTGTCTGCGACGAACCCACCAGTGCCCTGGATGTGTCAGTGCAGGCGCAGATCCTCAATCTGCTCGCTGAGCTGCAGTGGCAGCGGGGCCTCAGCTATCTTTTCATCACCCATAATCTCGCCGTGGTGGAGTTTCTCGCCCACGAAGTGGCGGTGATGTATCTGGGCCGCATCGTGGAAACGGGCCCGGTGGAAAAGGTGCTGGCTGCCCCGGCGCATCCCTACACCCAGGCTCTGCTGTCTGCGGTGCCACGGGTGGAAAAAAGCGGCCGCCCGGTGATCCGTCTGGCGGGGGAATTGCCTTCGCCCGCCAATCCTCCCGCCGGGTGTCATTTCCATCCCCGTTGTCCCCAGGCCATGCCCGTCTGTCGGGAACATTATCCGGAGGAAAAGGAAGTGGATGGCCGCCGGGTGTGCTGCCACCTCTATTGA
- a CDS encoding ABC transporter permease — MPVQPVLLWTDLLLFLLLAVLALYAWQARRRPHLAAPWRRLARRPAAMAAAVILSAFVAVGLLDSIHFRPLLPTQTPGAAPQYAPETLSLLDQLLRPLREQKEKTYSAPFATHLYAMESVEVSAGRIVRLYPRLRYGGAHLGDDLGRREADILLRAVRATGVALLLWAAAVALVAVGLARRHGVTWGAGLMRLMRGETALPWRTMLATFGVLLWLACLAGHWTPEWHIFGTDKVGQDVFYLSLKSIRTGLIIGTLTTLVMLPFALALGIMAGYFRGWVDDVIQYLYTTLNSIPGVLLIAAAVLVLQVRMDQLPDLTLVERADLRLLFLCMILGITSWTGLCRLLRAETLKLREMEFVQAAEAFGVGPARIMMRHVLPNVMHIVLITLTLEFSGLVLAEAVLAYVGVGVDPSMHSWGNMINGARLELAREPMVWWLLTAAFVFMFVLVLAANVFADAVRDAFDPRVA, encoded by the coding sequence ATGCCCGTGCAGCCTGTCCTGCTGTGGACCGACCTTCTCCTCTTCCTGCTGCTGGCAGTGCTGGCCCTCTATGCCTGGCAGGCGCGCCGGCGTCCCCACCTCGCCGCGCCGTGGCGGCGGCTCGCCCGCCGGCCGGCGGCAATGGCGGCCGCGGTGATCCTGAGCGCCTTCGTGGCGGTGGGGCTGCTGGATTCCATTCATTTCCGGCCGCTGCTGCCGACCCAGACACCGGGCGCCGCACCCCAGTATGCGCCGGAGACGCTGAGCCTCCTGGATCAACTGCTGCGACCGCTGCGGGAGCAGAAGGAGAAGACCTATTCCGCCCCCTTTGCCACCCATCTCTATGCGATGGAGAGCGTGGAGGTGTCCGCCGGACGCATTGTGCGGCTCTATCCACGGCTGCGTTACGGCGGTGCGCATCTGGGCGACGATCTCGGCCGGCGGGAAGCCGACATCCTGCTGCGCGCCGTGCGCGCAACAGGGGTGGCGCTTCTCCTTTGGGCCGCAGCGGTGGCCTTGGTGGCCGTGGGGCTTGCCCGGCGCCATGGCGTCACGTGGGGTGCGGGCCTTATGCGTCTTATGAGGGGTGAGACGGCGCTGCCCTGGCGCACCATGCTCGCCACCTTCGGTGTCCTGCTCTGGCTGGCCTGTCTGGCCGGCCACTGGACGCCGGAATGGCACATCTTCGGCACCGACAAGGTGGGGCAGGATGTCTTCTATCTTTCCCTGAAGAGCATCCGCACAGGTCTCATCATCGGCACCCTCACCACGCTGGTGATGCTTCCCTTCGCCCTGGCCCTGGGGATCATGGCGGGGTATTTCCGCGGCTGGGTGGACGATGTCATCCAGTATCTCTACACCACTCTGAATTCGATTCCCGGTGTGCTTTTGATCGCCGCCGCGGTGCTGGTGCTGCAGGTGCGCATGGATCAGCTCCCCGACTTGACGCTGGTGGAGCGCGCCGATCTGCGGCTGCTGTTTCTGTGCATGATCCTGGGGATTACCAGTTGGACCGGCCTGTGCCGCCTGTTGCGGGCGGAGACGCTCAAGCTGCGCGAGATGGAATTCGTGCAGGCGGCGGAAGCCTTCGGTGTCGGTCCGGCGCGCATCATGATGCGCCATGTGCTGCCCAATGTGATGCATATCGTGCTCATCACCCTCACTTTGGAATTCAGCGGGCTGGTGCTCGCCGAGGCGGTGCTCGCCTATGTCGGGGTCGGGGTGGACCCGTCCATGCACAGTTGGGGCAACATGATCAATGGCGCACGCCTTGAGCTCGCCCGGGAACCCATGGTGTGGTGGCTGCTCACGGCGGCGTTTGTCTTCATGTTCGTGCTGGTGTTGGCTGCCAACGTCTTCGCCGACGCGGTACGCGACGCCTTCGATCCGAGGGTGGCCTGA
- a CDS encoding ABC transporter permease — translation MLAYIVRRLLYAIPILIGVNVLIFVLFFAVNTPDDMARLHLGVKHVTPEAIARWKAERGYDKPLFYNPGAAGLARFTDTLFVHRAVPMFAFRFGAADDGRDIGREIRTRMWPSLAVAVPVFLIGLLVNITFALILAFFRATYVDTAGVVLCVAMMSISGLFYIIGGQFLVSKLLHLVPISGYQEGWDAFKFLVLPVAVGVISGIGSGTRWYRTIFLEEMGKDYVRTARAKGLAEATVLFRHVLKNGLIPILTGAVVVIPTLFMGSLILESFFGIPGLGSYTIDAIRQQDFAIVHAMVFLGSVLYIVGLLATDISYTLVDPRIRLS, via the coding sequence ATGCTGGCTTACATCGTCCGTCGTCTCCTCTATGCCATTCCCATCCTGATTGGGGTGAACGTCCTCATCTTCGTTCTCTTTTTCGCCGTCAACACACCGGATGACATGGCGCGTCTGCATCTGGGTGTGAAACACGTCACGCCCGAGGCCATCGCCAGGTGGAAAGCGGAACGGGGCTATGACAAACCGCTCTTCTACAATCCGGGAGCAGCGGGCCTTGCGCGGTTCACCGATACGCTTTTCGTCCACCGCGCCGTACCCATGTTCGCCTTCCGTTTCGGCGCCGCCGACGATGGACGCGACATCGGCCGGGAAATCCGCACCCGCATGTGGCCCAGTCTGGCGGTGGCGGTGCCGGTCTTCCTCATCGGCCTGCTCGTCAATATCACCTTTGCCCTCATCCTCGCCTTCTTCCGCGCCACCTACGTGGATACCGCCGGTGTGGTGCTGTGCGTGGCGATGATGTCCATATCGGGCCTCTTCTACATCATCGGCGGACAGTTCCTGGTGAGCAAACTGTTGCACCTGGTCCCCATTTCCGGTTACCAGGAGGGCTGGGACGCCTTCAAATTCCTGGTGCTGCCGGTGGCGGTGGGGGTCATCTCCGGCATCGGCAGCGGCACCCGCTGGTACCGCACGATCTTCCTTGAGGAGATGGGCAAGGATTATGTACGCACCGCGCGGGCCAAGGGGTTGGCGGAAGCCACGGTGCTCTTCCGCCACGTGCTGAAAAACGGCCTCATCCCCATTCTCACGGGGGCGGTGGTGGTGATTCCCACCCTGTTCATGGGCAGTCTGATCCTGGAATCCTTCTTCGGCATTCCCGGCCTTGGCAGTTACACCATCGACGCCATCCGCCAGCAGGATTTCGCCATCGTTCACGCCATGGTGTTCCTCGGCTCGGTGCTCTACATCGTCGGCCTGTTGGCCACGGACATTTCCTATACCCTGGTCGATCCGCGGATTCGCCTGTCATGA